From the genome of Spinacia oleracea cultivar Varoflay chromosome 2, BTI_SOV_V1, whole genome shotgun sequence, one region includes:
- the LOC130467822 gene encoding uncharacterized protein has translation MKPERVYLDQLTEKSKGYKVKVKVVEKGPERNSPSKGILFQGLVMEDDKGNRMRAALFGNQIDVYKEAIEHLGSYEIANATIKASDEYWKAKDAKYGLLGYQMSFGSQAVIQRMNAESGPVLPEYQCLATIPRVYDPTDRFDIVAVVLYLEEEARKVTGFEQREYLVREIVVTDHSNEQPITITVWNELTGEHCKPLSSWAEQFTVFGFTALRGSFHKGFSLGSTMSTRIITDPKGERADALREWVKNRTDWLSDRQARVLDVRNPTKEKVIITLDSLKLKRPYNTLQEQRHWLRVTIPNPQMSTINAYLGCSACGRRGDIPAGTSYTCTRCKADTVSTPKITYNFVASDGTGTMECTSFTEDSEKLFRMTAADTFRMKNSNDAATFEQLQEMLKSNHFLLEVGPTMGLSKNGVLEWCLKSIDLESGEAQAENVEHHFADQQAEQGPSASQVLAQATIARQQLEQPTLRRKNPEQAMVTGKQPEQGAIPQKKLKQAQAENVEHRFADQQAEQGPSASQVLAQATIARQQLEQPTLRRKNPEQAMVTGKQPEQGAIPQKKLKQAQAENVEHHFADQQAEQGPSASQVLAQATIARQQLEQPTLRRKNPEQAMVTGKQPEQGAIPQKKLKQEFIAELHAAQGSIARQSDEEEDDSSGK, from the exons GGAAATCGAATGCGTGCTGCACTTTTTGGAAATCAAATTGATGTCTACAAGGAAGCTATTGAACACTTAGGGAGTTATGAGATAGCTAATGCTACGATTAAAGCCAGCGATGAATATTGGAAAGCCAAAGACGCGAAATACGGTCTGCTTGGATACCAGATGAGCTTTGGCTCACAGGCGGTAATCCAACGAATGAATGCTGAGTCAGGGCCAGTATTACCGGAATACCAATGCCTAGCCACCATCCCAAGAGTGTATGATCCAACTGACAGATTTG ATATTGTTGCTGTTGTTCTATACCTCGAAGAAGAAGCACGGAAAGTCACTGGATTTGAACAACGCGAATACTTAGTTCGTGAAATTGTGGTGACAGACCATAG CAATGAGCAGCCAATCACAATTACTGTTTGGAACGAGCTGACTGGAGAACATTGCAAACCGCTCTCCTCATGGGCAGAACAGTTCACTGTTTTTGGATTCACGGCTTTGAGAGGCAGCTTTCATAAAG GATTTTCCCTTGGTTCCACCATGTCTACTAGAATCATTACTGATCCAAAAGGAGAAAGAGCAGACGCATTGAGGGAATG GGTCAAAAATCGCACCGACTGGCTGAGTGACAGGCAAGCAAGGGTATTGGATGTCAGGAACCCTACGAAAGAGAAGGTGATCATCACACTGGACTCCCTGAAGCTAAAAAGG CCTTACAACACCTTGCAAGAGCAACGCCATTGGCTCAGGGTTACAATACCCAACCCTCAAATGAGCACGATCAATGCATACCTGGGGTGCTCTGCTTGTGGACGGCGTGGAGACATTCCAGCAGGGACATCCTACACTTGCACCAGATGTAAGGCAGATACCGTGTCTACTCCAAA GATTACCTACAATTTCGTGGCATCTGATGGGACTGGCACAATGGAATGCACCTCGTTCACTGAAGATTCTGAAAAGTTGTTCAGGATGACGGCTGCAGACACGTTCAGGATGAAGAACAGC AATGATGCAGCGACCTTTGAACAGCTCCAGGAAATGCTCAAGTCCAACCACTTTCTGCTGGAAGTCGGTCCAACAATGGGTCTTTCAAAGAACGGCGTGCTTGAATGGTGCTTGAAATCGATTGATTTGGAATCTGGGGAGGCCCAAGCAGAAAATGTTGAGCATCACTTTGCTGATCAGCAGGCTGAACAGGGTCCGAGTGCCAGCCAGGTGCTTGCACAAGCAACGATTGCTAGGCAGCAGCTTGAACAACCAACGCTTCGTAGGAAGAACCCTGAGCAAGCAATGGTTACTGGGAAGCAGCCAGAGCAAGGAGCcattcctcaaaagaaactgAAGCAGGCCCAAGCAGAAAATGTTGAGCATCGCTTTGCTGATCAGCAGGCTGAACAGGGTCCGAGTGCCAGCCAGGTGCTTGCACAAGCAACGATTGCTAGGCAGCAGCTTGAACAACCAACGCTTCGTAGGAAGAACCCTGAGCAAGCAATGGTTACTGGGAAGCAGCCAGAGCAAGGAGCcattcctcaaaagaaactgAAGCAGGCCCAAGCAGAAAATGTTGAGCATCACTTTGCTGATCAGCAGGCTGAACAGGGTCCGAGTGCCAGCCAGGTGCTTGCACAAGCAACAATTGCTAGGCAGCAGCTTGAACAACCAACACTTCGTAGGAAGAACCCTGAGCAAGCAATGGTTACTGGGAAGCAGCCAGAGCAAGGAGCcattcctcaaaagaaactgAAGCAGGAATTCATAGCTGAGCTCCATGCTGCACAGGGGAGTATTGCAAGACAATCAGACGAAGAGGAGGATGACTCCTCTGGTAAGTAA
- the LOC110791661 gene encoding probable alpha,alpha-trehalose-phosphate synthase [UDP-forming] 11, producing the protein MLERPCKNLLNCWDEMPPEIDQKMGRIPSVITKPGIIPECDGGSESDLTARAMEQRTIIVANQLPLKSFKDGEKWRFEYDEDALSLQLKDGLNPKIDVVYIGCLKVEIVDVKEQEEISQFLMEKFKCLPVFLPPEIQNKFYHGFCKHYLWPLFHYKLPITSNHGAAYDQSCWRAYISANMMFAHKIIEVFRYRGGEDFVWLHDYHLMVVPTLLRRRVFRVKLGFFLHSPFPSSEIFRVIPVREEILRGLLNADLVGFQTFDYARHFLSCCSRMMGLDYMSKRGHLGVDYSGRTVSIKILPVGIHMGQLQSLVSMDETAKRVKELKEKYEGKFVMVGVDDMDVLKGISFKFMAFGYLLQTQPKFRGEVVLIQIANPARSRGIDVQEVEDETHQIAKDINEKYGKPGYDPIVFIHESVSTLEKVAYYAISDCCLLNAVRDGMNLVPYKYTVSRQGSPELDAALGIDSSAPKKSVIIVSEFVGCSPSLSGAIRVNPWNVEELAEKMLVAIAMSDSEKELRHEKHYKYISSHDIAYWAKSFDQDLVRACGDPFSKRCWGVGFGLKFRLIALPPDFRKLSVDHIRAPYLGSNSRLILLDYDGTMTPQSSVDIAPTSEALSLLNSLCDDPKNTVFIVSGRSRETLSKWFSSCEKLGISAEHGYFTRWNKHSPWESSMLGLDFEWKKIVGPVMELYAEATDGSSIEYKESALVWHYQDSDYDFGACQSKELLDHLENVLANEPVVVKRGKHIVEVKPQGVSKGIVVENLIATMKNMGKPTDFVMCIGDDRSDEDMFEGIGRATSNPSLPPIPEVYACTVGQKPSMAKYYLDDSSEVITLIEGLAELQLQKASDSQIASDDSNVV; encoded by the exons ATGCTTGAACGGCCGTGCAAGAATCTCCTAAATTGCTGGGATGAAATGCCACCGGAGATTGACCAAAAGATGGGAAGAATTCCATCAGTGATAACAAAACCCGGGATCATCCCTGAATGTGATGGTGGGTCGGAGTCTGATCTCACGGCTCGTGCGATGGAACAGAGAACAATCATCGTTGCAAACCAACTGCCATTGAAAAGCTTCAAAGATGGTGAGAAATGGAGGTTTGAATACGATGAAGATGCGCTTTCGTTGCAGCtgaaagatgggttaaaccCCAAAATTGATGTTGTTTACATAGGCTGTTTGAAAGTTGAGATTGTTGATGTGAAAGAACAGGAAGAAATTTCACAGTTTTTGATGGAGAAATTCAAGTGTTTGCCAGTGTTCTTACCACCAGAGATTCAAAACAAGTTTTACCATGGATTCTGTAAGCATTATTTATGGCCTTTATTTCATTATAAATTGCCAATTACATCTAATCATGGTGCTGCTTATGATCAATCTTGTTGGCGTGCTTATATTAGTGCTAATATGATGTTTGCGCACAAGATTATTGAGGTGTTTAGGTATAGAGGAGGGGAGGATTTCGTGTGGTTGCATGACTATCATCTTATGGTGGTGCCTACACTTTTGAGGAGGAGGGTTTTTAGGGTTAAATTGGGGTTTTTCTTGCATAGTCCTTTCCCATCATCTGAGATTTTTAGGGTTATACCTGTCAGGGAAGAGATTTTGAGGGGTTTATTGAATGCTGATCTTGTTGGGTTTCAGACTTTTGATTATGCAAGGCATTTCTTGTCATGTTGTAGTAGGATGATGGGGTTGGATTATATGTCGAAACGAGGCCATTTAGGGGTTGATTACTCTGGTAGAACTGTTAGTATTAAGATTTTGCCTGTTGGGATTCATATGGGTCAGCTTCAGTCTTTGGTATCAATGGATGAGACTGCTAAGAGGGTTAaagaattgaaggagaaatatGAAGGGAAATTTGTCATGGTCGGTGTGGATGATATGGATGTTTTAAAAGGGATTAGTTTCAAGTTTATGGCATTCGGATATCTCTTGCAAACGCAGCCAAAGTTTAGGGGGGAAGTGGTTCTTATTCAGATTGCAAACCCGGCAAGGAGCAGAGGGATTGATGTGCAAGAGGTTGAAGATGAAACACATCAGATTGCCAAAGATATTAATGAGAAATATGGAAAACCAGGGTATGATCCAATTGTTTTTATCCATGAATCAGTTTCTACCCTAGAAAAGGTCGCGTACTATGCAATTTCTGACTGTTGCTTATTGAACGCGGTGAGGGATGGGATGAATCTTGTACCTTACAAATACACTGTTTCTCGCCAAGGTAGTCCGGAGTTAGATGCTGCATTGGGGATTGACTCTTCTGCCCCTAAAAAGAGTGTCATCATTGTCTCGGAGTTTGTTGGGTGCTCGCCTTCTCTTAGTGGTGcgataagagtcaatccatggaATGTGGAGGAATTAGCTGAAAAAATGCTTGTGGCAATCGCAATGTCCGACAGTGAGAAAGAGTTGAGGCATGAAAAACATTACAAATATATAAGTTCTCATGATATTGCGTATTGGGCTAAGAGTTTTGACCAAGATCTTGTGAGAGCTTGTGGTGATCCCTTTTCTAAGAGGTGTTGGGGTGTTGGTTTTGGTTTGAAGTTTAGGCTTATTGCCTTGCCTCCTGACTTCAGGAAACTCTCAGTTGATCATATTAGAGCCCCGTATTTGGGTTCCAACAGTAGGCTGATCTTGCTGGACTATGATGGAACTATGACACCACAGTCATCTGTTGACATTGCACCTACTTCTGAAGCTTTATCTCTTTTGAACAGTTTATGTGATGATCCGAAAAATACTGTCTTCATTGTGAGTGGAAGAAGCAGAGAGACTCTCAGCAAGTGGTTTTCCTCTTGCGAAAAGCTTGGGATTTCAGCTGAGCATGGTTATTTTACTCG GTGGAATAAGCACTCTCCATGGGAATCTAGTATGCTGGGATTAGATTTTGAGTGGAAGAAAATTGTAGGACCAGTAATGGAGCTTTATGCAGAAGCGACTGACGGGTCTTCCATAGAGTACAAGGAAAGTGCATTGGTGTGGCATTACCAAGATTCTGACTATGATTTTGGGGCATGTCAGTCTAAAGAATTGCTTGATCATTTGGAAAATGTGCTTGCTAATGAACCTGTTGTTGTTAAACGTGGCAAGCATATAGTCGAAGTGAAACCACAG GGCGTGAGCAAAGGTATTGTGGTGGAAAATCTCATTGCAACAATGAAGAACATGGGTAAACCAACAGATTTTGTAATGTGCATAGGAGATGACCGTTCTGATGAAGATATGTTTGAGGGTATAGGTCGTGCCACCTCGAACCCATCACTGCCACCAATCCCTGAAGTGTACGCCTGCACAGTTGGTCAGAAACCAAGTATGGCAAAATATTATCTCGATGATAGTTCTGAAGTCATCACCCTGATCGAGGGACTTGCTGAGTTGCAGCTACAAAAGGCGTCTGATTCTCAGATTGCTAGTGATGATAGCAACGTTGTCTAG
- the LOC110791660 gene encoding cyclic nucleotide-gated ion channel 17: MELKKQKTVRFYSTGKKDPDIVLPKSDPTRLDKSASAYKHSSIYFNGSGNLGVSGRIGEAYKYGKTKVSPPEEEEESWRKKILDPGGDIVLRWNKIFIVACLLALFIDPLYFYLPGIAGDNKTSCVKTDLHLQIFVTLCRTIADLFYLLHLFIKFRTAYVAPSSRVFGRGELVRDPKMIARRYLKSDFFVDVIATLPLPQIVIWFIIPASRSPRTDHNNNALALIVLLQYIPRLYVIFPLSSEIIKATGVVTKTAWAGAAYNLLLYILASHVLGAAWYLLSIERYTHCWKSSCRLEKGPPKCELHFLDCDMFKNLNRVAWANGTSVFSNCDPKRSKSFPYGIFEDAVKKNVVSSNFIRKYFYCLWWGLQQLSSYGQNLNTSTFIGETSFAILIAILGLVLFAHLIGNMQTYLQSITVRLEEWRLKRRDTEEWMKHRQLPEDLKQRVRRFVQYKWLATRGVDEETILTSLPVDLRRDIQSHLCLDLVRRVPFFSQMDDQLLDAICERLVSSLCTEGTYIVREGDPVTEMLFIIRGRLESSTTNGGRTGFFNSITLKPGDFCGEELLGWALHPKSSLNLPSSTRTVRALVEVEAFALRAEDLKFVANQFRRLHSKKLQHTFRFYSHHWRTWAACFIQAAWRRYKRRRLAKSLSSLDSFTSERDDDETREDEEPLCVTPRAISNLAVTLLASKFAANTRRGAQKIKLQKPEEPDFSADPDDD; the protein is encoded by the exons ATGGAGTTGAAGAAACAAAAGACAGTAAG GTTTTACTCTACTGGGAAAAAGGACCCAGATATTGTATTGCCAAAATCAGACCCTACGAGATTAGATAAGTCAGCATCTGCTTATAAGCATTCATCAATCTATTTCAATGGTAGTGGGAATTTAGGGGTTAGTGGTAGAATAGGAGAAGCATATAAGTATGGTAAGACTAAGGTTTCCCCACCAGAAGAGGAGGAGGAATCATGGAGGAAGAAGATACTAGATCCTGGAGGTGATATTGTGCTAAGATGGAACAAGATATTCATTGTTGCGTGTTTGCTAGCGCTGTTCATTGACCCGTTATACTTTTATCTACCTGGGATAGCTGGGGATAATAAGACTTCTTGTGTGAAAACAGACTTACATTTGCAAATTTTTGTTACCTTGTGCCGGACGATTGCGGATCTCTTTTACCTTCTGCACTTGTTTATCAAATTCAGAACAGCTTATGTTGCTCCTAGTTCTCGGGTTTTTGGAAGGGGTGAGCTTGTGAGGGACCCCAAGATGATTGCAAGGAGGTACTTAAAATCCGATTTCTTCGTTGATGTTATTGCCACATTGCCTCTGCCACAG ATTGTAATCTGGTTCATCATACCTGCATCGAGAAGTCCGAGAACTGATCACAATAACAATGCTCTTGCGCTCATTGTTTTGCTTCAGTATATTCCTCGCTTATATGTGATTTTCCCCTTGAGTTCTGAAATCATCAAGGCCACTGGAGTTGTCACAAAGACTGCATGGGCTGGTGCAGCATACAATCTGCTATTATATATCTTGGCTAGCCAT GTTCTGGGGGCAGCATGGTATTTACTATCAATTGAGAGGTACACACACTGTTGGAAGTCCAGCTGCAGACTTGAAAAAGGCCCTCCAAAATGCGAGCTTCATTTTTTAGATTGTGATATGTTCAAGAATTTAAATCGTGTGGCTTGGGCCAATGGAACTAGTGTGTTCAGCAACTGCGATCCAAAACGAAGTAAGAGCTTCCCTTATGGAATTTTTGAGGACGCAGTGAAGAAGAATGTTGTCTCCTCTAATTTCATCCGGAAGTACTTCTATTGTTTATGGTGGGGCTTGCAACAATTAAG TTCATATGGCCAGAATCTAAATACAAGCACATTTATTGGGGAGACATCATTTGCCATACTCATTGCAATCTTGGGTCTTGTCTTATTCGCACATTTGATTGGGAATATGCAG ACTTATCTTCAATCTATCACTGTGAGGCTTGAAGAGTGGAGACTCAAGCGAAGAGATACTGAAGAATGGATGAAGCATCGGCAACTCCCTGAAGATCTGAAACAGCGTGTCCGACGTTTTGTACAGTATAAATGGCTTGCAACTCGAGGGGTGGATGAAGAAACAATTCTGACTAGCTTACCTGTTGACCTACGCAGAGACATTCAGAGTCACCTGTGCTTGGACCTTGTTCGAAGG GTTCCTTTCTTCTCACAGATGGATGATCAGCTACTAGATGCAATCTGTGAACGTCTTGTATCCTCATTATGTACGGAGGGCACATATATTGTTCGGGAGGGTGATCCTGTAACAGAGATGCTTTTCATAATTAGAGGGAGATTAGAGAGCTCCACCACAAACGGGGGTCGAACTGGATTTTTTAACTCGATTACTTTGAAACCTGGTGACTTTTGTGGTGAAGAGTTACTGGGTTGGGCTCTTCATCCAAAATCCTCTCTAAATCTTCCGTCATCAACCAGAACTGTGAGAGCCCTTGTTGAAGTAGAAGCCTTTGCCCTTAGAGCAGAAGATCTCAAGTTTGTAGCCAACCAATTCAGACGACTTCATAGCAAGAAGCTTCAACATACATTCAGGTTTTACTCTCATCATTGGAGGACATGGGCTGCCTGCTTTATACAGGCTGCTTGGCGGCGGTATAAGAGGAGAAGGTTGGCTAAAAGTCTCTCTTCCTTGGATTCTTTCACATCTGAAAGAGATGATGATGAAACAAGGGAGGATGAAGAACCTCTATGTGTTACTCCTCGGGCAATATCAAACCTAGCAGTGACATTATTAGCTTCAAAGTTTGCAGCAAATACCCGGAGAGGTGCTCAGAAGATTAAGTTGCAGAAACCAGAAGAGCCCGATTTTTCTGCTGATCCTGATGATGATTGA